The Streptomyces sp. JB150 genomic interval CCTCGTCGTCACGCCGCGCGTGCAGCCGTTTGGTCAGCCAGGTCGCGGGGAGCAGCCACAGCAGCCGCACCAGGATCACGACCCCCGCGATCGCCGCCGCCCAGCCCAGCATCTCGCCCCAGCGTCCGGACGCGGTGCGGATCGCGTTGTGCAGTTCCAGGCCGATGAGCCCGAAGGCGACCCCGGTGACGAGGGTGTCGACGACGTCCCAGAAGGTGTGCCCGGCGAGCCGGGTCATCACGTCGTCGGCGTCGGTGGCGTACTCGGCGAGGAACAGCGCGGCGGTGAGCACGGCCAGCACCCCGGAGCCGTGCAGCTCCTCGGCGAGCACATAGGCGGCGTACGGCATCAGCAGGGTCAGCCCGATCTGCAGGGTGGCGTCGTCCAGCAGGGTCATGAGCCGGTTCGCGCCCCACCCGAGCACCAGCCCCGCCAGGACCGCGACCACTGCGGACAGCACCAGGTCGAGTCCGGCCTGCCAGGGCGAGAAAGTGCCGCTGACCACGGCGGCGATCGCCACGTGGTAGAGCACGATGGCCGTCACGTCGTTGAACAGCCCCTCGCCCTCCAGGATCGACACCAGCCGGCGCGGCAGTCCGAGCTGCCCGGCGACGGCGGTCGCGGCGACCGGGTCGGGCGGGGCGACCAGCGCCCCGAGCGCGAGGGCGGCGGCGATCGGCAGCCCCGGCACGATGGCGTGGGCGACGGCGCCCACACAGAGCATGGTGACGAACACCAGTGCCACGGCGAGCAGGAAGATCGGCCGTCTGTTCGCCGCGAACTGCCGCCAGGAGGTGCGCCGAACGGCCGCGTAGAGCAGCGGCGGCAGCAGCAACGGGAGGATCAGCTCCGGCGGGATGTCGACGTTCGGCACGAAGTCGGGCAGCGCCAGCACGATACCGAGGAGGGTCATCAGGACCGGCGCGGGCAGCCGCAGCCGCTCCCCGACCGGTACGGACACCACGGCCCCGAGCAGGAGCACGAACAGCAGGGCCAACTGATCCACGCTCAGCGCTTTCGACGGTCTGGACGATCAAGGCCCCCCGGCTCCAGGGTGCCACGCGCCGGCCGATGCCAGGGGGTGTCTCGCCGATCAGGCCGGATCGGCGAGCGGCGTCTGGTGCCGTGCATCGCAAGGCGGAGGAGGGAGTCGACGCGATGGGGGTGCCCCCGCGCGAGCGCAGCCGAGCGTGGGGCAGTCGGCGAGGCGACGACAACGCGGCGAGGCGCGGTGCCAGGCACCGGGAGCCCGGCATGATCGGCGAGACACCCCCTAGCCCTAGAGCGCGCGCCGCATCGCCCGGTGCGGAATCCCGGCCTCCAGGTACTCCGGGCCGTACGCCTCGTAGCCCAGCCGCTCGTAGAAGCCCAGCGCGTGCGTCTGCGCGTGCAGGTCGACCGCCGTGAGGCCCCGCGCGCGGGCCGCGTCCTCGATCGCCCGGACCAGCGCCACGCCGATGCCCAGCCCGCGCGCGTCCGGCAGCACCGCGAGCCGCCCCAGGGCGCCCACGGACGGGTCGCCGCCGGTGCGTTCCGCGGCGCTCTCGCCGTACAGCAGCCGCCCGGTGCCCAGCGGCGCCCCGTCCTCCCGCACGGCGAGCACATGCAGCGCGACGGCGTCGTACGCGTCGTACTCGATGTCCTCCGGGACGCCCTGCTCGGCGACGAAGACCTGCTTGCGCACCGCGAAGCACGCCTCGCGGTCGCCGGGCTCCTCGGCGACGCGGACGGTGTACGGCGGCGGAGTGGCCGGGTCCGCCGGGGTGGGCGGGATCATCCGTAGGTCTCCTCGCGGACCTGGTCCAGCGCCTGCTGGAGGTCCTCGGGGTAGTCGCAGGCGAACTCGACCCACTCGCCGCTGCCCGGGTGCTCGAAGCCCAGGCGGACGGCGTGCAGCCACTGCCGGGTCAGCCGCAGCCGCTTGGCCAGCGTCGGGTCGGCGCCGTACGTCAGGTCGCCGACGCAGGGGTGGCGGTGCGCGGACATGTGCACACGGATCTGGTGGGTGCGGCCGGTCTCCAGCTTCACGTCGAGCAGGGAGGCCGCGCGGAACGCCTCGATGAGGTCGTAGTGCGTGACGGAGGGCTTGCCCTCGGCGGTGACCGCCCACTTGTAGTCGTGGTTGGGGTGGCGGCCGATGGGGGCGTCGATGGTGCCGCTGGTCGGGTCGGGGTGGCCCTGGACCAGCGTGTGGTAGCGCTTGTCGACCGTGCGCTCCTTGAACTGGCGCTTCAGCGACGTGTACGCGTACTCCGACTTCGCCACGACCATCAGGCCCGAGGTGCCGACGTCCAGGCGGTGCACGATGCCCTGGCGCTCGGCGGCGCCGGAGGTCGAGATCCGGTAGCCGGCGGCGGCGAGGCCGCCGATGACCGTGGGGCCGGTCCAGCCGGGGCTGGGGTGGGCGGCGACACCGACCGGCTTGACGATGACGACCACGTCATCGTCGTCGTGCACGATCTCCATGCCCTCGACGGGCTCCGCCACGACCTGCACGGGCGCGGCGGCCTGCGGCATCTCGACCTCCAGCCAGGCGCCGCCGCGCACCCGCTCGGACTTGCCGACGACCGCGCCGTCGACCAGCACCTTGCCCGCCGCGGCCAGCTCCGCGGCCTTCGTACGGGAGAAGCCGAACATGCGGGAGATGGCGGCGTCGACGCGCTCGCCCTCCAGGCCGTCGGGCACGGGCAGGGTACGGATCTCGGGAATCGTGCTCACCCGTCGAGTATGCCGGACGGGTGAGACAGTCCCGAACGCGCGCCCTCGGCGGCGGCCGGTCCCCGGCTAGTCCTTGTGGACGGTCCCGTCCGGGTCGAGGCCCTTGAAGGACAGCAGCACGATCAGGATGCCGCCGCACACGATCGCCGAGTCGGCGAGGTTGAAGACGGCGAAGTGCTTGGGCGCGATGAAGTCCACGACGGCGCCCTCGAAGACGCCCGGCGAGCGGAAGATCCGGTCGGTGAGGTTGCCGAGCGCGCCGCCCAGCAGCAGGCCGAGCGCGACCGCCCAGGGCAGGCTGTAGAGCTTGCGGGCGAGGCGGGCGATGACCACGATCACGGCCGCCGCGATCACCGTGAAGATCACGGTGAAGGCCTCGCCGAAGCCGAAGGCCGCGCCCGCGTTGCGGATCGCCTCGAACCGCAGCCAGTCGCCGACGATCTCGATCGGCTCCTGGTGCTCCAGCTTCTCGACCACGATTATCTTGCTGACCAGGTCGAGGACGTAGGCGATGGCGGCGACCGCGAACAGCACCGCGATCCGCCGCTTGCCGCGGGGCCGCGCGGGAGCGGCCCCGGACTCGGCCCCGGTGCCGGCGTCGCCGAGGGCGCCGTCGCCCGTCCCGCCGGCGCCGGTGTCGTCGACGCCCGGCCGCTCCGGTTCCTCGCCCCGCGCCGCGTCCGGTTTGTCCGGCGTACCGATGATGCGCTCCGCCTCTGCCACGTGAGTCCCTCAGCCTAGGTACCTGACTGAGGACGAGGGTACGGCACGCCTTCCGCCCCGATCAGTACCGGCGTTCCTGCTTCTGCTTGCACTCCACGCACAGGGTGGCGCGCGGGAAGGCCTGCATCCTCGCCTTGCCGATCGGGTTGCCGCAGTTCTCGCACAGGCC includes:
- a CDS encoding Na+/H+ antiporter; translated protein: MDQLALLFVLLLGAVVSVPVGERLRLPAPVLMTLLGIVLALPDFVPNVDIPPELILPLLLPPLLYAAVRRTSWRQFAANRRPIFLLAVALVFVTMLCVGAVAHAIVPGLPIAAALALGALVAPPDPVAATAVAGQLGLPRRLVSILEGEGLFNDVTAIVLYHVAIAAVVSGTFSPWQAGLDLVLSAVVAVLAGLVLGWGANRLMTLLDDATLQIGLTLLMPYAAYVLAEELHGSGVLAVLTAALFLAEYATDADDVMTRLAGHTFWDVVDTLVTGVAFGLIGLELHNAIRTASGRWGEMLGWAAAIAGVVILVRLLWLLPATWLTKRLHARRDDEDIPMSWRETVVMWWAGMRGVASVALALAIPLRTGDGSPFPDRDEIVFIAFGVIMATLVLQGLTLPWLVRRLGVQADTGREKEPEKALAARAAKAAKRRLREIEQVEELPEELSERMLRRAFEIGVRISPDLGEEERMEAHAQRAQRMRRVRRIEGEMLSAARHEVLAARSEPGSDPEVVDRVLRQLDVRSLR
- a CDS encoding GNAT family N-acetyltransferase, whose translation is MIPPTPADPATPPPYTVRVAEEPGDREACFAVRKQVFVAEQGVPEDIEYDAYDAVALHVLAVREDGAPLGTGRLLYGESAAERTGGDPSVGALGRLAVLPDARGLGIGVALVRAIEDAARARGLTAVDLHAQTHALGFYERLGYEAYGPEYLEAGIPHRAMRRAL
- a CDS encoding RluA family pseudouridine synthase, with translation MSTIPEIRTLPVPDGLEGERVDAAISRMFGFSRTKAAELAAAGKVLVDGAVVGKSERVRGGAWLEVEMPQAAAPVQVVAEPVEGMEIVHDDDDVVVIVKPVGVAAHPSPGWTGPTVIGGLAAAGYRISTSGAAERQGIVHRLDVGTSGLMVVAKSEYAYTSLKRQFKERTVDKRYHTLVQGHPDPTSGTIDAPIGRHPNHDYKWAVTAEGKPSVTHYDLIEAFRAASLLDVKLETGRTHQIRVHMSAHRHPCVGDLTYGADPTLAKRLRLTRQWLHAVRLGFEHPGSGEWVEFACDYPEDLQQALDQVREETYG
- the lspA gene encoding signal peptidase II, with the translated sequence MAEAERIIGTPDKPDAARGEEPERPGVDDTGAGGTGDGALGDAGTGAESGAAPARPRGKRRIAVLFAVAAIAYVLDLVSKIIVVEKLEHQEPIEIVGDWLRFEAIRNAGAAFGFGEAFTVIFTVIAAAVIVVIARLARKLYSLPWAVALGLLLGGALGNLTDRIFRSPGVFEGAVVDFIAPKHFAVFNLADSAIVCGGILIVLLSFKGLDPDGTVHKD